From the Glycine max cultivar Williams 82 chromosome 11, Glycine_max_v4.0, whole genome shotgun sequence genome, the window aggttgtaggagaatTATGCCAAAAGAAGAGGTAGTTTGTATTCGTTGTGGCAATCAATTAGAATTTGTGGATCACCTTTTCATTTAGTATTCTTGAGCTAATGCAATATGGATAGAATGTTTGAAGCAGTTAGACATTTTCAATAGTGCTTCATTTGGAGGTGGTAAATATTTCTATCAGGTTCAGGGTTGTTACAACTTCACAATGTTGCTGTAGAAAGGGGTTAAATGTAAATCTTTTGGTTGATACTATGACTATGTTTAGTAAAACTAGCTGAAAAGTTAATTAGTAGTTGAAAGCTGAAAaactagtttattaaattataagtgttcgaTAGAACTAACTATTGAAGTAGCTGAAAAATATAAAGtgacagaaaaataataaaaccatgATTAATTTAAGAAATGTAATTaggaaattgaataaatatattgaggataaaaaGGGAAGAAATATAAAATGCTAGAAGCTAGCATTTCAAAAAAACTCTAGAATCTAATAAGACTATGTTCGACAAAACTAActgaaaaacttatttgatcGTTCggtaaataaacatttttttagtagtttcttAGTAACTTTTTAGGttatatttgacaaaattagttgaaaagcTAGCATAGAAGCAAATAACATAAGAATGAGAGgttaaattgtgtttttagaaattttaaactttttctttGACCAAAAACACATTTATTGTTGTATACaagtttcacaaaaaaaaaacaaataaaaggatGTTGAAAGAGCTTTATCAaacaatgattttctttattatatcaaaacaaatataagatctaaaaacaaatttaaagccTTTATTAGTCAAACACAAAGAAAAGCAGTAAAGAATaacacacaagaatttatatTGTTTCCTTTCTACCACTTAGGTTACGTatagttatttttcaaaatttataagtaTTTGTCAGTGACACTTTCGACTCTTACAAAGACAAGCTCTAGCACAAGCTTGACTTTAACctaatattttttgtcttatCAATCCACTGCTGGCTCTAAACAAATTATTAAGATTTGTTGAAACTTTACTAAGTGACTAAGATATGATCATCTTAGAGACATATATATcactcaatatttttaatattttctctcaATATTTACAAGATGTTTTGAGAGTTTTGTATCTATACATAAAATTTACAGTAAGTTTTACAAGAAAGAATATTTTCAAGTTGATTCGTGTcttatattttcaaagtttCTTCTATTTATAACATTCATCTTCAAGTATTCATTGTCTCTCAATGGATGAATTCTTCACTCTAGTTCTTCGTCTAAAGTCTTGTGGTTGTTGGAACATTTAATTGCATTAAATGTGTTTCCCTTCTTCCGTCAGAATTCATGTCTATAGGTTGGCGTGTTACGCACTTCAGCAAAAAGTCACTTCTTCTACTCAGAGTAGGTCTAGATAAGCATAACATATCTTTTGAtgaagatctttactttcaaactctagacttcatttattcttcataagaCTTTCACAAATCCTATGATAATGTTTTCTGCAAGAAAGAATCTCACAAAGTATGAAATGAAGGTATTAAAAACACTACTTAATGTTATGCCATATTGTCTTAGATGGGTGtatcttttgaaattttaagaCATAGATGTATTTTGACTTaagttaacttattaaattatatgtatttgataaaactagttattaaaatagttaaaaaatataaaataataagaaaataataaaatataatttatttaaaaaattaattttatcaaacataacctaagaagttactaaaaaaaacttatttattgaatagtcaaacaatttttttaataaacaagtTTTCAgctaataaaaacatataaaaatcaacTAAAATGTCTTATCGAACCTAGGTTATAGTAGACCACTTgtaatgtaataaataaattaatttttaatacaataaacataattaaaatcaaacatttattgctcttatgaaaataataattatttattcaaacaaaatacatatcttgaatttttttactgcatttattataaattttaaatatataaattaaacatttattgctcatattaaaatattaattatttattcaaacaaaataCATATCTTCAATATTTTCTACACCATTTTCCTAAGAAAGTAAGAAACGCATGCAACTTATTTTCCTTGCATTAAATGTACTTTGTTTATAATCAATGGTATAGTGATTTATTGTGTTATGATTATACgaaaatgaaaagttatgaaaattcagaaaagaaaaaataatgtacttcagttatttctttttatcattttttttagcgAGACAACTTAGCCTCTAAGTTATCAAAAtctcaacaaatttcttaatgttttattttttttttaaattctgtcacatcttttagatttttctaaatcaccaaaaaatttaataaaaacaaaaaaattcttattgttCTGAATcccaaattgtttttttaagaggaatcataaattatgaaataatatttactgATTATAAAGGAAAACGTTATAAAAAATAGGCaagttttcaaataatataatttttttaggaaaaacaatGTGACCTGTACGCAAAAATAAGTGAGGAAACAGGAAAACAGACAAACACTGCTATAAAGTGAAATTCTCAAacctcttattttattttctgttctaataattttatttttttgacgaATTCTGTTCTAACTCTAACCTGAGGCAATCAATGAAATTAGACTTCAGACCAGAGGAAacaatgaattattattattattattattattattattattattattattattattattattattattattcaatataataatcatccttatcattaataataataaatttgtttatataaagCATGCAAAAACTTGCAAAGCTAGAAGAAAAggttctctccctctctctcttcttctctttctctgcGTGTGTGTTCGTGAGTGGAGTGGCGTATGTGTAGCTGCGCTCTCTATCGCCGGCGCTCTCGTCGGAATTTCCGTTATTGATTTTTCCGATCACCGGATTCGATCCAATCCCTAATCCCTAATCCCGCGATTCCatcaattgaaaaaattgaatagcCATTGAACCGTTTCGTTTCGGGGGTAGCGGAGATGGACGTTTACGCGAGCAGCGACGAAGATTACCATTACGACTCCGACCACGAGGACTCCGTCGAGGCCTACGAAAACGACGAGAATTACGCCTTGCTCTCTTCCAAGGGCACCACTACTAAGGTATACGATACGCCGTTTTGGGGTTATcccaatttttattctttttcttttttctcatgtAAAAAACCCTCTCTTGTTGGGTTTCTTTCTCGCGATGATTTTCGTCcgtgtttctttctttttctttattgtatTGGGTTGTGAATTGATTGTTTTCTTCGCGAAGTGCCATTATATTTGATGGTGTATTGAGATAGGTTTGTTGAAGGTAGGGCTTTTAGAACTATTTTCGATTGTAAACGTTTGGGGATTCCTTGAATTCGTTTGTGGGTGCTGAATTTGTGGTTGGAGTTTGAAGGGTTTCTATATGAATTGGAATacccttcttttttttactgttgGCCTGGTTGCAATTTTTGTGGGTTGTGTGGTTCTatgatcaattttattttttactattgtgTGAAGCTGGGAACTTTGTGTTTTTTTCCTTGCACTGACAATGTTCTGATGAACGAAATCCTTTGGCTTTTGCAGGTGATTACAAAGGAATCACTGCTAGCTGCACAGGTAACatgagaaaaaatttaaaagaaaagagatcactttgtgtgttttgtttggataaattatatattttttaggtttTACTGAGATCATTACCCACATTTGTGCAGAAGGAGGATTTGCGCAGAGTGATGGACATGCTATCGGTGAGAGAGCAACATGCTCGGACGCTGCTTATTTTTCATCGTTGGGATGTGGAGAATCTGTTTGAAGTGTTAGTAGACAAGGGGAAATCATTTCTCTTTGCTGAAGCTGGTGTTAGTGTGGATGAACATCGCAACTCTGACTCACCTGTTCCTCCTGCATTCATGTGCTACATCTGTATGGAGGAAGTTCCTAGTAGCAAAACAACGAGAATGGACTGCGGTCACTGCTTTTGCAACGGCTGTGAGTCTTTGTTTTGTTATTCATGGCCTTTGGTTATATGAAATTTCAGATGTGTTAGGTGGATGGCGTGGCTtataatgtttttcatttgtaaTGCAGTAGTAAGAGTCAATCTTGGCTGCACAAATGAAAATTCATGAAAACTTCATTTATGAGCTTCTTTTGTGTTTGTGTCTCTTTTTACAGGTTGGATAGAGCACTTTATTGTCAAGATAAATGAGGGTCAAAGTAAGCGCATTAGATGCATGGAACACAAGTGCAATTCCATATGTGATGATGCCGTTGTAAGAACTCTACTCAGTAGAGAGCACCCTCATATGGCAGAGAAATATGAACGCTTTCTGCTTGAATCTTACATTGAAGACAATAAGAGAGTTAAATGGTGCCCCAGCACACCTCATTGTGGGAATGCAATACGGGTCGAGGATGATGAACTGTGTGAGGTAGAATGTTCATGTGGTgtacaattttgttttagttgttTGTCAGAAGCACACTCCCCTTGTTCATGTCTGATGTGGGAGCTTTGGGCTAAGAAGTGCCGAGATGAATCAGAAACAGTTAATTGGATAACTGTTCATACAAAACCATGTCCAAAGTGTCACAAACCAGTGGAGAAGAATGGTGGTTGTAACTTGGTTAGCTGTATCTGTGGCCAAGCATTTTGGTGAGCTTTCCTCCTTCCTGCATTATATATTTTCACccaacttttctctcttctttggCATATTCtatatttgattataaaaaaacagttaattaaatatgataataggGGGGGATCAGGAGTCTAAGCCACGTTTGACTCTTGGAGTTGacatttgcttcttttttttttataaattttcccCCTTTCGCTGCAGTTGGTTGTGTGGTGGAGCTACTGGCCGAGAGCATACTTGGTCAAGTATAGCTGGTCATAGCTGTGGTCGATACAAAGAGCAAGAAAAGACAGCTGAACGTGCAAAGAGGGATCTATATCGTTATATGCATTATCATAACCGATATAAAGCTCACACAGACTCCTTTAAGATTGAAAGTAAACTGAAAGAGACTATACAAGGGAAGATTGCCATTTCAGAAGAAAAAGATTCTACACTCAGAGATTATAGCTGGGTAAATAATGGACTCTCCAGACTTTTCAGATCTAGGCGAGTCCTATCATATTCATATGCATTTGCATTTTATATGTTTGGAGATGAGCTTTTTAAGGATGAAATGACAGATGCTCAACGGGAAATAAAACAGAACTTATTTGAGGATCAACAGCAACAGCTTGAGGCAAATGTTGAAAAGCTCTCTAAAATTTTGGAGGAGCCTTTTGAAACCTTTTCAGATGATAAGGTTGTTGAGATAAGGATGCAGATACTCAACCTTTCAACAATTATTGACAAACTTTGTCAAAAAATGTGAGTGCTGCTTTAAATAAGGTCCTGGTACATCACTTACTTTTGGTATTGATAGTCGTGAATTGTGATATTTGATGCAGGTATGAATGCATTGAGAATGATCTATTGGGTTCTCTCAATCTTGGCATTCATAGTATTGCTCCATACAAGTCAAAGGGCATCGAGAGGGCATCAGAACTTTCAGTTGGCTGGAACAACAAAGTCAATAATACTGGTAAATGCCTTTTGTGGGTTTTGTTTGAATAATTAGCTGGACCAAAACCCTTTTGCGTTAGCATTGCCATTGTTTGTGATACCTCCTCTCATAATGCATTAACAGGAAATTAAGTGAGCCAATTTTGATTTCTTGcttccatttttgtttcttttgttatgCATTAAAATGAAGAAGTATTACTTGTAGATGAGGTTACGTATATAATTATGCTTATAGTGCTTATTGTAGATCTTGTTGTTATTTACCAACATGGAAATATGGTGGCAactcataaatttatatttttagcttCCTTATCTTATTATGTTATGAATGTTCTTATGTATGTCTTCTTCAGTTTGACTTTGTGGATGCTCATCAGAAAATGTTACTGAGTGAAAAGGATTATTGTATATATGCTGCAAGCGTAGGTGTAACAGAAGAACTTGATCGACCATCTGGATCAGGGAGTTCAGACGATAATGGATGTTCTTCTCGTAAACGTGCTAGAAAAGAGGGTCTTGGAGGTGGTGGTTTTTTTGATCTAAACTTGCCAGCAGAGTTTGTAGACAGAAATTGACTTTGAAGGACACCTTATTATACGTACAGGCGTACAGGTCTAACAACATAAAATTGCTTTGCTTTGCTGCCTTTGGAAGGAAGGAATTAATCTTTTTGGATTTCATACCCCATTTGCTTTCTCATATCTTTCTTTTAGCCAGCCATGTCTCTGCTGAGATAAAAGATATGTTTCCAAGGTTTCTTATTCCTATGCCATCTACCTTTCTGTTTGAAATCCTAGCGCTGTATATAGATAGCCTTGGGGCATTTATTTGCTAGTAGTTTTATGTAAATGGCTACCTTGAGGACAACTAGGATGCTTTTATTCCTATTTTATGGAGTTATAGGTGGAGGTAACTTCACTGATTTTTCTTCTCTCATGTTTACACTATTTTAACTTGTTTAAGTTACAATTTTCAAGCGATATACTTTCGACTATTCTTATTCGTTTCGTTACTCGATCGATCCTTGCACTCGTTGCAATCTCTTGGCCTTTAATTAtgttaacacaaaaaaaaatcctctattttatattattttcaattttgtgcaaaaactgatgtttataaattcaaaagttAATGTTTTTCCAAATACGCCCTTCGTTTAAAACAAATTGAGTTACTGTTGTATTAACACTTGTTGTAATATAACTATTTCACTTAGCCCAAACATGGCGAGTTCTTGTGTGCCAAAGCCAAACTCCTTACTTACCGTGTGTAAGTAACTTTTTCAATGGTTACGATCTTATTGGCTAGGATTGATTTTATGAATCCGGTTGCAAGTACTATCATAGATAAAAGTACATCACACAGTAGGTTAAACACATTTTCTAtatctttttgcataaaatactattattcaatacaaaaataaccaataattaatttcttcaaTAATGTcgaatttaacaaaatttaaaaatttcatttaagaCTTGACAATATTCCTTTAAATTGTATTTGTACTTAGAAAATACTCACACTTGTCTCATAACGATGTGGATAACGACTTTAATTCTTAACTTTATACTCAATGAGTACTTATAATTATCAAGGCCGGTCTATATATTTTAtggattaatgaaaaaatattcttatattatgtatttaaaaatagacaagtaatttataaaataaatatacattttatttcactaaataaataatataattttaacaaatctGAAAAAGATgtatcacattttttatttaatttattattattttattatctattatttagtttatatctctaaaaaattaaatacacaaaaaattatttatcaaataggCATGACAAAAGAACATAGTTGGAGGTGGATTTAACTCTCCTTACCTCCATTACTGCAAGGtagaaaatatttgatttaaaaaagataatattatattttttgaaacccATTCATACTCCCATTAAATTTTATCAAGTTTAGATAAACTCATAtgaaacttaattcattttttattttaatttattttaaaaatattaattatttatgatttaatttattttttatatttggtcTTTCAATGAAAATTCTCCAAAACTCCATCATTATCGTCTATCAATGACaaaatatcatttcaaattaaaacttacatatatattttttctttattaatatacTGATTATAGTTTTACTTCATttgtagttttaatttttgtttgtttcttcaaATATGCTATCATTCATAGAGCTGAAAATTcattcaatataaatatatggttGTAACACATGAGGAAAACTAATTAAAAGAGTCATATTTTTAATCACACATCACATTtcaatctaaataaaaaaaaaataagacaaaataaaataacaattttaatttatttataaaaaactataaaataatataaaaaaatattacaaaattataattttattacaaaaaatgaACACCTTTTAGTTGTGGGTTCAATGTCATtgcacctctggatgacactcaGGGTTGGCCTGTACTTGTATTTGCGACTCACACTTATGTGTAAGgtcaataaatcaataaaaatattaattttttaaatcatttcttcaaagcttctaATATCTATAGGTCTTCTTCTTCATGTATGTGTTGCCTCTAAACAAATATAATCCTTTACTTGAGCTTGACTACAAAGATGGCTATTGGAGCATTTAAAAAAGTAACATGTGGGATATTTACAGATAATCAAGGTTTAGATTACCTAAACCTTAATTAAGGAAAAATTACCTAAATGGTAATTTGTCCACGAAGGCCCATGATCCAATGCCCATAGAGGTTTGTATAAATAAGGTAAAACCTTCCAATAAATATCATAGTTCATTCTATATTCTTCTTACCTTGTAACGATTTACTCACAACCAAAATTTTACTTGAGCGTCGGAGTATATTTTTGTAGGTACCCCCTTCTTCGGCCTAGACATCACTTTAGAGCAAATGGACCAAAAATTTGGAGCAAGAGGAAACGAGGACCCCTTTAGCCAAGGGAGAGATCTTGGTCGGAAATTGGCatgatcaattattattataatacataataaatatatttttaaaaaattttaaattatgttattattaaaattaataataattattcttaAGAAATCCATAATAGataaatttttagaatatacaaaatatattttagatttataacaaataatttcaattgtaatataatgttattttaaaattgaaacaaatagGTGATTAAGAAACTTAGGGAACATTTGTTTTGTAGATTTTTTAGTCCCAACAAAACAAGAGGGGAAAAAATAATCTGGTGTTTATTACgaagtaataaattaattaatcatggttatatttttttatactaggTAAGCAATAATCCCACcttcaatcaaattttaatctCGACAGAGGGGGTAGGGAATATTTATTTCCATGGGACAAAAATTCTCTCTCTCagtaaaaaatacacatataccATCTTCTTATCCATTATCACACTCTCTTCTTAATTATCCATTCATttatgttctttaatttttgtcattctcaaaattttcattcatgtgttaatttttatttaccacCAATCCGATGAGTTTTACCCACAATAGTTTTTTGGTTTCCCTCCAATTGTTCCTTGTTCATGTTTGATGTGATGCAGATAAGTATATCTATATTTTGGTTCATACTCTAATGAATAGTAAATGAGTAGTGAAAGAGATTTTGTCATAAGAATGTGAGGTATATAacattttgagtttaatttacTTGTCATTTGTTGGTATAAAGTTGTTTGTATTAGGAAAAAATTAACATCTTTAACATAATAaggatattttagtaatttaatatatattccaaggaaaaaataatttaactaaacaaatctcttaattatttcttgaaatataaaaaatattctcaactaACTTTGTAGTTAagcaaacacatttttttattaaatacttaaaaataacattCTCATGTTTTATTcttagaaataatatttttggaattaaaaaatgattcatgAAAGAAGCATCctttaaagtatatataaaagacATAAATAAAGAGTATTTTGATATACTTTTTGTCCAATTTATAGAAAATGTGTGTGAAATGGACGTgacaaaaagaggaaaaaatgttaatttttgtttacattTGTGATTCAATgttaatgaagaaattaattattgattatttttgtattgaataattataatttatggaaaaaattGAGAAGACTTGTTATACCTctggttttatatatatatatatatatatatatatatattgacagTGATAGACTAGAACCTAAATTCACATAGGTAATGTAAAAATTGCAATCGAATTTGTAAAATCAATCCTAGCCATTGCTTTCAAAATAAGATGGCAACCATTAAAAAGTTACTTATGCACCGAAGGAGTTTGACTTTGGCACGACACCCCCAAACATATAAGAGCCTTTCAAGGGTGGAGACTAAGGTGTTTAAGGCAAACCCATTGTAGATATAATCAACTCTTTAGATAAGTGAGGATTATGGTGCACATACTTACAccagaataaataaataaaaaaagaatttgtcgTTGTCCTCTTCCCTTGGTCTTCTCTGCTGTCAGTGATGTCAGCATCGTTTATGGTCAGGTGTAGCATCCTGCAAGATTTTCTCTCTTTACGACAATAAATGTGAACACATTGACATAGATCGtctctttttgtttcttgttctGCATCTCGTATTTCCATCAACAGAAAAGATCAAACATCACAACAACATCGACATCGATTCTTCCCACGTGTGAGATGTTACTAAACATTGGAGTTTTCTAAAAAGGAATTtttgcttgaggtttttgcTTTTGCGGAACAACCAACTCGACAATAAGGAGATAGAAAAGGACAATTGTGGCATGGGAACAACTAGATCAAGTGAGCACAATTTCATTTAGTCGTCATCACATGCACTTTAAAGCCTTTGCCCCTAAATGGaacaccttccaaataatgatATGGCAAACTACAAATATGAAGAGACAATTACTCTCTTCATACCTCTagctaaaaaaatgttattttcacccaaacaaatattttaaaggttTAAGAATACACGGAGGTTGAGTGTGGAGGACGTCAAGGATGAAGTTATACGAGTCCGTGAGGATTGCTTTTTTCAAATTCAactaaataaatatcatatataccTCAATCCGAACCTACCTACTCAATTCCTACTTGAGCTATAAGCCCATGTACCATCTCTGGCAACAAAGAAACTTGTTTGTCTGGACTGGAAAAAAAAGTCTGTgactatttaaacaaaaatcctTTATGCACATATCTGTGTATATTTAAGCATTCTTTCTACAAAAGTAGGATCCTTTTTTATGTCATGACATGGAACATGTTAAATGTCAATTGATCAAAACTTAATACAAGTtcggttatttttttaaaagtcatttcttatttttaaattattttattgaaaattgaataaaataaataattatttactaaaGTAAGATACATTACAGAATACATTTAATTGTTAAGAACCATCCATGAGCATGATTTAAGAAATGCACGCGCTTACGCTTACGTACGATAAATCCATTTTTTTACtgacctttttatttttttattatactaaaAGTTGATTTTTGTGTTGTTCTACAAACTAATTTCAGAAGTGAATCATAAGTGAAGAACGAGGGTGCGCacgttatttttatatatagagaggATCAAATAACTCtgtttgataatattttatacatattgaATTAAAAGTTCTTATTCAATAGATTaagtttacaaaattttataaaattttaaaattacttaatcatttattaaataaattcattttaatgtttcatataaaattatataattataaatgcctaatttatctaaaatttagtataataattgagataatattaaattatttaacaattagattattaaaatttaatatatacaaaaaattattgaatatagcgaaattaaagtaattcagcaaaaaaagctcgaaaaaatgttttattttattgtgtaaAGATTAATTCTTCAACGCTATCGTACTTGGTTTACCTATAAATTGGAAGAAATGCGTTTTGTTTGATAGTAAATAGATTTTggtttaatatttaaaagaaataatttggttttgctcactttttttttattgataaatgttaattgttagtttgttaatttttattggtaaatttttatcctttatcactaaatcaattttatatgttCGATTTAGTCCACCAAGAGTGTGTTTGACAAGATATTTTAagtggtttttaatttttttaattagctgaaaaaacttgtttgaccatttaataaacaaattttttagtaGTCTTTAGTGTTTTATGTAACgtctaatttttcataaaataaataaaagaattttatttaaaaattaatagaatttttagaaattaaataaatgagagaaaaaaggttgttgttaattaaaataagggtttcataatattaaaaaataaatagagtaaaatgatattttagaaaataaaaaatgttttaattggttatttatttaatgaaatagtaaaatagagttactttttataaaataaaaaaataaaggaaataataGGCTCATAGTACCTTATctataaataaagatatattaGGTTAGTTTTTACCTTTACAATATGTTTATATGCTCTCTCTTCCTTCTAAAATtgttctctcttctctctttttcaaaaccttttatttttcttgcataCATCTAAACATATCGCATAAAACTACAATCTTGGACTCCTTAATCATTGGATTATCCTAAAATTTGGACACCATCTTCGGAACTCATTTTCTCACATTCTCATtgttgggatttgtgaaataatgcCAGTAGAGAGAGAAATTTCCCTTACTTAGAGACAGTAAAATTAAGGCTTCAATCTCTCCCCCTTCTTTTTAACGCTTGGAAACTCTAGCAgagcaatcaaaggaaaaacttgaggaatctttgGAAATCGTTAGAGACACCATTATCATTGTCGGACTACACatgtgagtccgcttagaggtaagagatgagtttattgcaattggggttagagtgaacatgtgtaggaatccttagaAGATCAAGATAGGGttaattttggggtgtttttatGCGTTTTAATTTTACCTGTACAATGATAACTACGAATTGTTCATGTTTGACGGTTCAATTGATGCCCTAATGCGAATTGAATGGTTTAATTGAGtgtttggctttgagtgttagAAACCTAGAAATTTAGAAATTCTTGATTCTTGTATGTTTTCTTGAAATTAATTGACGGGTTTTGTTCCCCATGATGTGATCATATGCCTTAAATGTTGAAAGATTGTTATTGtatgatacacacacacatacacaatatatatatatatatatatatatatatatatatatatatatatatatatatatatatatatatatatatatatatatatatatgatgtatgAAAAGTAATAATGTGTTAGTGACAAGGTGTGATGAGACATGTGCTGTGAACAAGCGTAGGATTAATATATTTCTCAATGTAATTATACATGTTATTGTGAAGTGTAAAGTGATgacattgagttgtgagctatgaaatatacaatcacacaattgtaag encodes:
- the ARI7 gene encoding ariadne A subfamily protein ARI7 isoform 1 (isoform 1 is encoded by transcript variant 1), encoding MDVYASSDEDYHYDSDHEDSVEAYENDENYALLSSKGTTTKVITKESLLAAQKEDLRRVMDMLSVREQHARTLLIFHRWDVENLFEVLVDKGKSFLFAEAGVSVDEHRNSDSPVPPAFMCYICMEEVPSSKTTRMDCGHCFCNGCWIEHFIVKINEGQSKRIRCMEHKCNSICDDAVVRTLLSREHPHMAEKYERFLLESYIEDNKRVKWCPSTPHCGNAIRVEDDELCEVECSCGVQFCFSCLSEAHSPCSCLMWELWAKKCRDESETVNWITVHTKPCPKCHKPVEKNGGCNLVSCICGQAFCWLCGGATGREHTWSSIAGHSCGRYKEQEKTAERAKRDLYRYMHYHNRYKAHTDSFKIESKLKETIQGKIAISEEKDSTLRDYSWVNNGLSRLFRSRRVLSYSYAFAFYMFGDELFKDEMTDAQREIKQNLFEDQQQQLEANVEKLSKILEEPFETFSDDKVVEIRMQILNLSTIIDKLCQKMYECIENDLLGSLNLGIHSIAPYKSKGIERASELSVGWNNKVNNTV
- the ARI7 gene encoding ariadne A subfamily protein ARI7 isoform 2 (isoform 2 is encoded by transcript variant 2) — translated: MDVYASSDEDYHYDSDHEDSVEAYENDENYALLSSKGTTTKVITKESLLAAQKEDLRRVMDMLSVREQHARTLLIFHRWDVENLFEVLVDKGKSFLFAEAGVSVDEHRNSDSPVPPAFMCYICMEEVPSSKTTRMDCGHCFCNGCWIEHFIVKINEGQSKRIRCMEHKCNSICDDAVVRTLLSREHPHMAEKYERFLLESYIEDNKRVKWCPSTPHCGNAIRVEDDELCEVECSCGVQFCFSCLSEAHSPCSCLMWELWAKKCRDESETVNWITVHTKPCPKCHKPVEKNGGCNLVSCICGQAFCWLCGGATGREHTWSSIAGHSCGRYKEQEKTAERAKRDLYRYMHYHNRYKAHTDSFKIESKLKETIQGKIAISEEKDSTLRDYSWVNNGLSRLFRSRRVLSYSYAFAFYMFGDELFKDEMTDAQREIKQNLFEDQQQQLEANVEKLSKILEEPFETFSDDKVVEIRMQILNLSTIIDKLCQKMYECIENDLLGSLNLGIHSIAPYKSKGIERASELSVGWNNKVNNTGVTEELDRPSGSGSSDDNGCSSRKRARKEGLGGGGFFDLNLPAEFVDRN